The Xiphophorus couchianus chromosome 5, X_couchianus-1.0, whole genome shotgun sequence genome includes a region encoding these proteins:
- the LOC114143916 gene encoding two pore calcium channel protein 1-like, whose protein sequence is MVGMELFKNKVKFYEDISNPEKAYCGNSLLKGSTFAQLNYCKNNFNNVVSSFILLLELTVVNQWHVLGTGFATVTHKSALIFFVLFHVMVVIIIINIFVAFVLEAFFVEYSVGKGDLQTSLERKIEELELAVAQEKLEDNLVNAMETTDNDLGSGQSPTANLPSLLFKVSSKRYRTVDALLQRMFEADLDPEDFAENDIPEDQAGNFANPTFGVA, encoded by the exons ATGGTGGGGATGGAGTTGttcaaaaacaaagtgaagttCTACGAAGACATCAGTAACCCTGAGAAGGCATACTGTGGAAACTCGTTACTGAAAGGCAGCACGTTTGCACAACTCAActactgcaaaaataatttcaataatgtGGTTTCCTCCTTTATCCTGCTGTTGGAGCTCACTGTTGTCAACCAATGGCACG TGCTCGGCACCGGATTTGCCACAGTCACTCATAAATCAGCCCTGATCTTCTTTGTCCTCTTCCACGTCATGGTtgtgatcatcatcatcaa TATCTTTGTGGCGTTTGTTCTCGAGGCGTTCTTTGTGGAGTACTCTGTGGGTAAAGGTGATCTGCAAACATCTCTGGAGAGGAAGATTGAGGAACTGGAGCTCGCCGTGGCACA GGAGAAACTAGAGGACAATTTGGTCAACGCCATGGAAACCACTGACAACGACTTAGGATCTGGGCAGTCACCCACAGCAAACCTGCCTTCGCTACTATTTAAAGTTTCTTCCAAAA GATACCGGACGGTGGACGCGTTGTTGCAGCGGATGTTCGAGGCGGACCTCGACCCAGAGGATTTTGCTGAGAACGACATTCCTGAAGACCAGGCTGGGAACTTTGCAAATCCAACATTTGGAGTAGCATAG
- the LOC114145059 gene encoding trichohyalin-like: protein MSHYTPRYRSGTMGPHARRGGQQNPQGRFPPAHPRIFHGEIQELSYALEMERARRVEDNQKLAHLEAELEETKLQLKKQKALKETFINEAKEAKRELERLEKFSDPAVLNAAVIASKVHNDVKYMKKKNLQQDFEELKVAHLLSREAFVAEIQAERKKSLALQEELNQLQTSYEELRSQYEADDALLRQEAETQKYDEARLSEEQRLLENLRAEKDEMYQEMSQTITFLQGSEKLLQEELIQLKCSYNELNCKYERDVSGLKQDMDRYQEEVRHATDANIERDNENLQLINKLRAEKEELLQKMSGEIETYQQQVEQERKAHLEKTEEDKKLLDNMRAEKEELLHKMSGEISIRQKREKQMLHELDQIHTLYEELKCRYERDIMDIQQQVETYEQKVKQEEAALSKKGKKEKLIQERKHSALKQEVEKLQHQVEQERKAHLKKTEENKKLLDNMRAEKEELLLKMSGEITILQKREKQLLNELDQFHISQEELKCRFERDNMDLQQEVETYQHQVEQERKAHLEKTEEDKKLLDNMRAEKEELLHKMSGEIETYQHQVEQERKAHLEKTEEDMKLLDNMRAEKEELLHKMSGEISIRQKREKQMLHELDQVHTLYEELKCRYERDIMDIQQQVETYEQKIYNNDLQRERDDLLLADTLRAEEEGFQQQPITVSQEKEEESQNQVKVLNQEVSSEEGLSGEPLPGSSTDPESSEETEVAGETLLEDLDNPDEKEKDVQETNQGLESKAWRL from the exons atgtctcattataCGCCAAGATACCGCAGTGGAACGATGGGACCCCACGCGAGAAGGGGAGGCCAGCAAAACCCCCAAGGCAGGTTCCCTCCTGCACACCCGAGAATCTTTCACGGGGAAATCCAAGAACTCAGCTACGCCCTGGAAATGGAGAGAGCCAGGAGGGTTGAAGACAACCAGAAACTGGCCCACCTGGAGGCCGAGCTGGAAGAGACGAAACTCCAGTTAAAGAAGCAGAAAGCTCTCAAAGAAACGTTTATCAACGAGGCCAAGGAGGCAAAGAGGGAACTTGAGAGACTAGAGAAGTTCAGCGATCCAGCAGTCCTTAACGCAGCGGTCATTGCTTCCAAGGTTCACAACGATGTGAAgtacatgaagaagaagaacttgcAACAAGACTTTGAGGAGTTAAAGGTGGCCCACCTCCTCAGCCGGGAAGCGTTTGTAGCTGAAATACaggctgagagaaagaaaagtctGGCCCTCCAAGAAGAACTGAACCAACTGCAGACTTCATACGAGGAGCTGCGTTCCCAGTATGAAGCAGATGATGCTCTGCTGAGGCAGGAGGCCGAGACACAAAAGTATGATGAAGCAAGGCTTAGTGAGGAACAACGGCTGTTGGAGAACTTGAGAGCTGAAAAGGATGAAATGTATCAAGAAATGTCTCAAACGATCACATTCCTGCAAGGCAGTGAGAAACTTCTGCAGGAGGAATTAATTCAGCTGAAATGTTCATACAATGAGCTCAATTGTAAATACGAAAGGGATGTTTCTGGATTGAAGCAAGACATGGATAGATATCAGGAGGAAGTGAGACATGCGACAGATGCCAACATAGAAAGAGACAACGAAAATCTGCAGCTCATCAACAAGCTGAGAGCTGAAAAGGAGGAGCTCCTCCaaaaaatgtcaggagaaatcgAGACATACCAGCAGCaggtagagcaggagagaaaagctcacctggagaaaacagaggaggacaagAAGCTTCTAGACAatatgagagctgagaaggaggagctcctccacaaaatgtcaggagaaatcTCAATTCGGCAAAAGAGGGAGAAGCAAATGCTGCATGAACTGGACCAGATTCACACTCTCTATGAGGAGCTAAAATGTAGATATGAAAGAGACATTATGGACATACAGCAACAGGTTGAGACATACGAACAGAAGGTAAAGCAGGAGGAAGCTGCTCTttcaaagaaaggaaagaaagaaaagcttatCCAAGAGAGAAAACATTCTGCGCTGAAACAAGAAGTCGAAAAACTTCAGCATCaggtagagcaggagagaaaagctcacctgaagaaaacagaggagaacaAGAAGCTTCTAGACAatatgagagctgagaaggaggagctcctcctaaaaatgtcaggagaaatcACTATTCttcaaaagagagagaagcagctgCTGAACGAACTGGATCAGTTTCACATTTCGCAAGAGGAGCTAAAATGTAGATTTGAAAGAGACAATATGGATTTACAGCAGGAGGTTGAGACATACCAGCATCaggtagagcaggagagaaaagctcacctggagaaaacagaggaggacaagAAGCTTCTAGACAatatgagagctgagaaggaggagctcctccacaaaatgtcaggagaaatcgAGACATACCAGCATCaggtagagcaggagagaaaagctcacctggagaaaacagaggaggacaTGAAGCTTCTGGACAatatgagagctgagaaggaggagctcctccacaaaatgtcaggagaaatcTCAATTCggcaaaagagagagaagcaaaTGCTGCATGAACTGGACCAGGTTCACACTCTCTATGAGGAGCTAAAATGTAGATATGAAAGAGACATTATGGACATACAGCAGCAGGTTGAGACATACGAACAGAAGATTTACAACAATGATTTACAAAGAGAAAGAGACGATCTACTGCTGGCCGACACTCTCAGAGCCGAGGAAGAAGGTTTCCAACAACAACCCATCACGGTTTCCcaagagaaggaagaagaatCACAGAACCAGGTTAAAGTCTTAAATCAAGAGGTTTCTTCAGAGGAGGGTCTCTCAGGAGAACCTTTACCAGGTTCTTCCACTGATCCAGAATCCTCAGAAGAGACCGAGGTTGCTGGAGAAACCCTACTGGAGGATTTGGACAATCCAGatg agaaggagaaagacgtGCAGGAGACGAACCAAGGACTGGAATCAAAGGCATGGAGGTTGTAG